A region of the bacterium genome:
TTAAAGGGTTGCGGGGAGTATTTGACGCCTCAGTCACTGAACTTCAGCGAGTTAAAGGTATCGGTCCCTCAAATTCTTTCGGGATTAAGCTCTTTCAGGCAATTTCTATACGTTTGGCAAAGGAACGCATTTCAGAAAAATTAGACCTGAGATCACCGCAAGCAGTCGTTGATTATTTACAGAAGTGGCTAGGAAACGAAAAAAAAGAGCATTTTGTGGCGCTTTATCTAGATGCACAGGGTCGTTTAATTGATGATAGGATTATTTCAGTGGGGATACTGAATGCTGCGCTCGTTCACCCTCGTGAAGTTTTTGAACCCGCGGTTTCATTACGATCTGCAAGTGTTATCATTGCTCACAATCATCCGTCCGGGTCCATCGAGCCTTCCAGTGAAGACCGAGATATAACACGTCGGCTAGTAGAAACTGGTAGAACCTTGGGAATTGAGATTAGAGATCACTTCATTGTATCTATCACTGAAAACTTTAGTTTTCAGCAACAACTATTACTGTAGTAATTATGATTATATATTCCGCAACAAAATCTGGTTTTCAAGGTGATATTATGTCGAATAAGATTGGGCAGGTTATTCTTGATAAATATAGAGATACTACAGGTAAGAATACTGGG
Encoded here:
- the radC gene encoding DNA repair protein RadC gives rise to the protein MNTSDHTKTEHKSAGHRKRLRDRFLQSGLNGFHDYEIVELLLTLGTPMKDCKPMAKDAIREFKGLRGVFDASVTELQRVKGIGPSNSFGIKLFQAISIRLAKERISEKLDLRSPQAVVDYLQKWLGNEKKEHFVALYLDAQGRLIDDRIISVGILNAALVHPREVFEPAVSLRSASVIIAHNHPSGSIEPSSEDRDITRRLVETGRTLGIEIRDHFIVSITENFSFQQQLLL